In Stomatohabitans albus, one genomic interval encodes:
- a CDS encoding GTPase → MNVQEALADVEGAIAIIQRYKLGDVQDAVAVVDQAKRRLGLSQAHTVVALAGTTGSGKSTLFNAIVGHEVATPGMKRPTTGEPLAVVFGGLDEAGPLLDALAISNRHYLEYSPEALMGLVLVDLPDFDSFALSNRAQAERLIGAVDAIIWVTDPQKYADASLHQDFLQPMRGHAAVLDVLLNQCDRLSSDEVATVMADLARLLRADGLEQVKPLAVSGLTGDGIPALRNRIGQRVRAREAMVQRVLTDLHQTRAQLPGADSVKNPHVLEQPVVLQAMIPDLAAGIGAVQVADAVKAQTRRDVFLQAGWPPMRWLERWRKIPVTTVIRPTVSPMASAHVAKAMRAVAAPIEAATGPVWRPAVKALVDQAREPVLAGLDQAASRTLSLPETMPWWVRALNASQLIGILAVVLGGIWLIGLRLIGAFLLVSTDTLREAALPIGALPAPTWLVVIGLIIGLVASMLAAGGGALLARQRGELATRQLLSGMHALINTHVTEPLAELSAAAIELHELEHPVPSHSTTIRRT, encoded by the coding sequence GTGAATGTTCAAGAAGCGTTAGCCGATGTCGAGGGTGCGATTGCCATTATTCAACGCTATAAACTTGGTGATGTTCAGGATGCGGTTGCTGTCGTTGACCAGGCGAAACGACGACTGGGGTTGAGTCAAGCCCACACGGTTGTAGCACTTGCGGGCACAACAGGGTCGGGAAAGTCAACGCTCTTTAATGCCATCGTGGGTCATGAGGTTGCAACACCTGGAATGAAACGCCCAACCACTGGCGAACCATTAGCTGTGGTATTTGGCGGTTTAGATGAAGCCGGCCCCCTCTTAGATGCGCTAGCAATCAGTAACCGCCACTATCTTGAATACAGCCCCGAGGCGTTGATGGGCTTGGTACTCGTTGACCTCCCAGACTTTGATTCCTTTGCATTGAGTAATCGTGCCCAGGCGGAGCGTTTGATCGGTGCTGTGGATGCCATCATCTGGGTAACGGATCCACAAAAATATGCTGATGCCAGTTTGCACCAAGACTTTTTACAACCTATGCGCGGCCATGCTGCTGTCTTAGATGTTCTGTTGAACCAATGTGATCGTCTTTCATCAGATGAGGTGGCCACCGTAATGGCCGACTTGGCCCGTCTCCTCCGGGCTGACGGGCTAGAACAGGTTAAGCCACTGGCCGTTAGTGGGCTTACTGGTGATGGTATTCCTGCCTTGCGAAACCGAATTGGCCAGCGTGTTCGAGCCCGTGAAGCGATGGTGCAGCGGGTGCTGACTGACCTCCACCAGACACGTGCCCAACTCCCTGGCGCCGATAGCGTCAAGAACCCCCACGTACTTGAACAGCCGGTGGTGCTACAGGCGATGATTCCTGATCTAGCGGCAGGTATTGGGGCTGTCCAAGTAGCTGATGCGGTCAAGGCACAAACCCGTCGTGATGTATTTTTACAAGCAGGGTGGCCACCGATGCGATGGCTTGAACGATGGCGAAAGATTCCTGTCACCACAGTTATACGGCCCACCGTTTCACCCATGGCGAGTGCGCATGTAGCGAAGGCAATGCGAGCCGTTGCTGCCCCAATCGAAGCGGCAACAGGGCCGGTTTGGCGCCCTGCAGTTAAGGCGCTTGTTGACCAGGCACGTGAACCGGTGTTGGCTGGCCTTGACCAGGCGGCTTCTCGTACGCTCAGTCTGCCAGAAACGATGCCTTGGTGGGTGCGTGCCCTCAATGCAAGCCAACTCATCGGCATACTCGCGGTAGTACTGGGAGGTATCTGGCTCATCGGGTTGCGCCTTATCGGTGCGTTCTTGCTTGTGAGTACGGATACGTTGCGTGAAGCTGCACTCCCTATCGGCGCGTTGCCCGCACCTACGTGGCTTGTGGTTATCGGCCTTATTATCGGACTGGTTGCTTCGATGCTTGCGGCTGGTGGTGGGGCACTTCTTGCACGTCAACGAGGTGAACTGGCGACGCGCCAACTATTGAGTGGGATGCATGCGCTGATCAATACCCACGTGACTGAACCGCTTGCTGAATTATCTGCTGCTGCGATTGAACTCCACGAGCTTGAACACCCCGTTCCTTCTCACTCAACGACCATAAGACGGACGTGA
- a CDS encoding DNA-3-methyladenine glycosylase I, with protein sequence MIDTTLPRCKWALSSRIEMQYHDEVWGNPVHDSHQLFKMLMLEGQQAGLSWVTILRKWNALCTAYDDFDPERLAQYDDAKRAELVANPGIIRNRLKIAAATTNACAFLTMRDQGLAFDTYCWEFVDGTPIVNHWKDPTQVPSFTPIAQKMSEDLKRRGFSFVGPTIVYAFMQSTGMVNDHIRSCAFRGTAESI encoded by the coding sequence ATGATAGACACCACACTCCCGCGCTGTAAGTGGGCTCTTTCTTCACGCATCGAAATGCAGTATCACGACGAGGTGTGGGGAAACCCTGTTCACGATAGCCACCAGTTATTCAAGATGCTGATGCTTGAAGGACAACAAGCCGGATTGTCGTGGGTCACGATTTTGCGGAAGTGGAATGCACTATGCACGGCATACGATGATTTTGACCCCGAGAGGCTTGCACAATATGACGATGCAAAACGCGCTGAATTGGTAGCCAATCCCGGCATTATTCGTAACCGGTTAAAAATTGCGGCTGCAACAACGAATGCTTGTGCCTTTTTGACCATGCGCGACCAAGGTCTTGCGTTTGATACGTATTGTTGGGAGTTCGTGGATGGTACTCCGATTGTGAATCATTGGAAGGACCCAACCCAAGTGCCTTCGTTCACTCCCATTGCCCAGAAGATGAGCGAGGACCTCAAACGGCGAGGATTCAGCTTTGTTGGGCCTACGATTGTGTATGCATTTATGCAATCAACCGGCATGGTGAATGACCATATCCGTTCCTGTGCATTCCGAGGTACGGCTGAGTCGATCTGA
- the metH gene encoding methionine synthase: MPDFAKALANTVNDGPIILDGAMGASLQTKELTEADFGGLDGCNEVLVRTRPDVIRDLHLEFLAVGVDAVETDSFGGAPWVLDEYGLGKETEELNRLSAAIAREACDEAYRSSNRSRERFVVGSMGPGTKSPTLSLAKRGDEFDFIATKTMVDGYVRQARGLLAGGADLLLIETVFDLLQAKSAVVACHEAMAAEGITVPIAVSVTIEANINTMLLGSDTSAALYTLEALGIDLIGLNCATGPQDMREHVRYLSEHSRLPIMVVPNAGLPENINGQTCYRLTPEELAASHHEFVTKLGVQMVGGCCGTTPTHLKAVVDAVQRQPVADRAVTFEPGLASLYSAVPWEQENSFHIIGERLNANGSKAFRDYLLAEDMNAMLKIARTQTAEGANSLDVCVDYVGRNGVDDMVPLVNQLATTSTLPLVIDSTQTDVIEAALIRMAGRAVINSVNLEDGRTKADVLLPLAKKWGHAVIALAIDETGQARTADWKVDVCKRIAEIAINEHGLRAEDLIFDTLTFPLGSGAEDLRKDGMETLEAIRRVKAEIPGCLTTLGLSNVSFGLNPAARQVLNSVFLHHCLEAGLDSAIVHASKILPLARIDDEARITCEDLIFDRRGTAGRDGTAGEDYDPLMHLIELFEGAKVADDGAARLAELTLEERLATRIIDAEREGLNEDLDAAMAAGISPLDIINEHLLAGMKVVGERFGSGEMQLPFVLQSAETMKAAVAYLEPFMDAVDTKAKASIVLATVKGDVHDIGKNLVDIILSNNGFIVHNIGIKQPIDAIMAAVRETNADAIGLSGLLVKSTVVMREDLEVLRAANMAGIPVLLGGAALNRSYVEKDLRSEHPGPVFYCKDAFSGLQIMEELAAGNVPENWGREIAESRVKAVGVKREERDLYEVIERTVPSAPTIPTPPFWGTRITRGLTLASIAEWLNKTALFRTQWGYGAKDIDQGEVALRDVLARARTEGWLVPEMVHGWFRAASDGNDVLIWRHPDDAEPAHRLTFPRQTAGRRRCIADFFEPVERGVTDVIGFQLVTMGNAVSERAAELFKADAYTDYLYTHGIGVEMAEALAEMAHARARTELGIDGDDASTLKEIFRQGYRGSRYSFGYAACPDLEMRAVSMDLLEAERIGVSLSDTFQLHPEQSTDAFIVHHPDAKYFNAR; the protein is encoded by the coding sequence ATGCCAGATTTCGCAAAAGCCCTCGCCAACACGGTTAACGATGGTCCTATCATCCTTGATGGAGCTATGGGTGCTTCCTTGCAAACGAAGGAACTGACCGAGGCTGATTTTGGTGGGCTTGATGGGTGTAACGAAGTGCTCGTTCGCACCCGGCCTGATGTGATCCGTGATCTTCACCTTGAGTTCCTGGCGGTCGGAGTGGACGCAGTTGAAACCGACTCCTTTGGTGGGGCGCCATGGGTTCTTGATGAATACGGCTTAGGTAAGGAGACTGAGGAACTCAACCGCCTCAGTGCGGCTATTGCACGCGAAGCCTGTGATGAGGCATACCGTTCAAGCAACCGTTCACGGGAACGGTTTGTTGTGGGTTCGATGGGACCAGGTACTAAAAGCCCGACGCTGTCACTAGCCAAACGAGGTGATGAGTTCGATTTTATTGCCACGAAAACAATGGTTGACGGCTATGTCCGCCAGGCTCGTGGCCTCTTGGCTGGTGGTGCCGACCTGCTCCTTATCGAAACGGTGTTTGATTTATTACAAGCTAAATCGGCGGTCGTTGCCTGCCATGAAGCCATGGCCGCAGAGGGTATCACCGTCCCTATTGCGGTGAGTGTGACTATCGAAGCCAATATCAACACGATGCTGTTGGGGTCTGACACCTCTGCGGCGCTCTATACGCTCGAAGCGTTGGGTATCGACCTTATTGGGTTGAACTGTGCGACTGGCCCGCAAGATATGCGCGAACACGTTCGCTATTTGAGTGAGCACTCTCGCTTGCCAATCATGGTGGTACCAAACGCGGGGCTGCCAGAGAATATCAATGGCCAAACGTGTTATCGCTTAACTCCAGAGGAATTAGCGGCGTCGCACCATGAATTTGTAACCAAGCTCGGTGTGCAGATGGTGGGTGGCTGTTGTGGCACAACGCCAACCCACTTAAAGGCCGTGGTTGATGCCGTCCAGCGGCAACCAGTGGCTGATCGAGCCGTGACATTTGAACCAGGGCTTGCCAGTTTGTATTCGGCAGTGCCATGGGAACAAGAAAACAGCTTTCATATTATTGGTGAGCGGTTGAATGCCAACGGATCGAAGGCGTTTCGTGACTATCTCTTAGCCGAAGATATGAACGCAATGCTCAAAATCGCGCGGACCCAAACCGCTGAAGGGGCAAATAGCCTGGACGTTTGCGTTGACTATGTAGGGCGCAACGGTGTTGACGATATGGTGCCCCTGGTCAACCAATTGGCCACCACATCTACGCTACCCCTGGTTATCGACTCCACCCAAACAGATGTCATTGAAGCCGCATTGATTCGTATGGCTGGTCGGGCGGTCATCAACAGTGTGAACCTCGAAGATGGACGCACAAAGGCAGATGTGTTGTTGCCGCTGGCTAAAAAGTGGGGTCATGCCGTGATAGCCCTGGCTATCGATGAAACCGGCCAGGCGCGAACGGCTGACTGGAAGGTCGATGTCTGTAAACGCATCGCTGAGATTGCGATTAATGAGCATGGATTACGGGCTGAAGACCTCATCTTTGACACACTGACGTTCCCGCTCGGCAGTGGTGCGGAGGACCTGCGTAAAGACGGCATGGAAACGCTCGAAGCGATCCGCCGAGTTAAAGCTGAGATTCCAGGCTGTTTGACAACCCTCGGTCTTTCAAACGTGAGTTTCGGGTTAAACCCTGCGGCCCGCCAGGTATTAAATAGTGTGTTTTTACACCACTGCTTAGAGGCCGGTTTGGATTCAGCCATTGTGCATGCCTCAAAGATTTTGCCGCTCGCCCGTATTGATGATGAGGCACGAATTACCTGTGAAGACCTTATCTTTGACCGGCGCGGAACGGCTGGGCGTGATGGTACCGCAGGTGAGGACTATGACCCCTTAATGCACCTAATTGAACTCTTTGAAGGGGCCAAAGTTGCCGACGATGGGGCGGCTCGGCTGGCCGAGTTGACACTTGAAGAGCGTCTCGCAACACGCATCATCGATGCTGAACGAGAAGGGCTCAATGAGGATTTAGATGCCGCGATGGCTGCTGGAATTAGCCCACTGGACATTATCAATGAACACCTCTTAGCGGGGATGAAAGTTGTGGGTGAACGCTTTGGGTCCGGTGAGATGCAGCTCCCCTTTGTGCTGCAATCAGCAGAAACGATGAAAGCGGCGGTTGCCTATTTGGAACCATTTATGGATGCGGTTGATACCAAAGCAAAGGCATCTATTGTGCTCGCTACGGTAAAAGGTGATGTGCACGATATTGGTAAGAACCTCGTAGACATTATTTTGTCGAATAACGGGTTTATTGTGCACAATATCGGGATTAAACAGCCTATTGATGCCATCATGGCTGCCGTTCGTGAAACGAACGCCGATGCGATTGGCTTGAGTGGGCTATTAGTGAAGTCCACCGTGGTGATGCGTGAAGACCTAGAAGTACTCCGTGCCGCCAATATGGCCGGTATTCCGGTGCTGCTAGGTGGGGCGGCGTTGAATCGTTCCTATGTTGAAAAGGATTTGCGTTCAGAACACCCAGGCCCTGTGTTTTATTGCAAGGATGCCTTCTCTGGCCTTCAAATTATGGAAGAACTCGCAGCAGGTAATGTGCCGGAGAATTGGGGCCGCGAGATCGCTGAAAGCAGAGTCAAAGCGGTGGGTGTCAAACGTGAGGAACGCGACTTGTATGAGGTGATCGAACGTACCGTACCTTCTGCACCGACGATCCCGACACCACCTTTTTGGGGTACACGAATTACCCGCGGGCTGACCTTAGCGTCTATTGCTGAATGGCTCAATAAAACCGCCTTGTTTAGGACCCAGTGGGGGTATGGGGCAAAGGATATTGACCAGGGCGAAGTGGCACTACGAGATGTGCTTGCGCGTGCACGAACCGAAGGCTGGCTGGTTCCTGAGATGGTTCATGGTTGGTTCCGCGCAGCATCTGACGGGAACGATGTCTTGATCTGGCGGCATCCCGATGACGCCGAACCAGCCCACCGCCTCACGTTTCCCCGGCAGACTGCTGGCCGTCGCCGTTGTATCGCAGATTTCTTTGAGCCAGTTGAGCGTGGGGTCACTGATGTGATCGGGTTTCAACTCGTAACGATGGGGAATGCGGTATCTGAACGTGCGGCTGAGCTATTCAAGGCAGACGCATACACGGATTATTTATATACACACGGCATAGGTGTTGAAATGGCTGAGGCGCTTGCTGAGATGGCCCATGCCCGTGCACGCACGGAACTGGGTATTGATGGTGATGATGCCAGCACCCTGAAAGAGATTTTCCGTCAGGGATATCGCGGGTCACGGTATTCCTTCGGCTATGCGGCCTGCCCGGATCTTGAGATGCGTGCCGTTTCTATGGATCTCCTTGAGGCTGAACGCATTGGGGTCTCCCTTTCTGACACCTTCCAATTACACCCGGAGCAATCAACCGATGCCTTTATTGTGCATCACCCTGACGCCAAGTACTTCAACGCCCGCTAA
- a CDS encoding GGDEF domain-containing protein, with translation MQERRRANLQLAEQRLSGPALVALVVAIVVSLAFTVYLPLTWSINFSALAYVVCIVALTIHLVFAERRFVILLLIFNLCCSLTMMAGVSLNFLGFPTDWPTWLIVSLSELQWITLLGIIVATNNREARVQLQTFIPIAIVFVSFGLLRILDVESLTLPQIRVLNSIQDIIVVILAADSVLNNARSTIAARLMMASILLFSFFDMVGVMPHTYLTVYTPEMVTSYLVRYSLFFGVASAWLISLVVWLPNADHIDMLFRLDPNRQTRQISADVTVMSLPVLVLIFGGFPTPNMGWILGGASLLSSGIIFLQYRSSARQLETVNDGLKRSATTDPLTQLSNRYGLSQSLDNLKTVGASAWFIDLNHFKDINDEYGHALGDAVLQFTAQQLLKCAQPDDVVARYGGDEFAIIRPEARPLELSSFSKELEAAVGKTVTLHGRELTISASVGSAVAGAGEDVHEVVHFADLAMYMKKTRRGRGRARARVNH, from the coding sequence ATGCAAGAACGTCGTCGGGCCAACCTCCAACTCGCTGAACAGCGCCTATCTGGTCCAGCTCTTGTTGCGTTGGTTGTCGCCATCGTGGTTAGTCTTGCTTTCACGGTCTATCTTCCACTGACCTGGTCGATTAACTTCTCAGCACTCGCCTATGTGGTCTGTATCGTGGCGTTGACCATCCACCTGGTCTTTGCAGAACGTCGCTTTGTGATCCTGCTTTTAATTTTCAATTTGTGCTGTTCATTGACAATGATGGCCGGTGTCTCACTGAACTTTTTGGGCTTCCCAACCGACTGGCCGACTTGGCTTATCGTTAGTCTTTCTGAATTGCAGTGGATTACCTTACTGGGCATCATCGTGGCAACGAACAACCGTGAGGCACGTGTTCAGCTCCAAACATTTATCCCTATCGCAATCGTATTTGTTTCCTTCGGCCTGCTTCGGATTTTAGATGTGGAGTCCTTGACGCTCCCGCAAATTCGTGTCCTAAACTCAATCCAAGACATCATCGTCGTCATTCTCGCAGCGGACTCTGTGCTCAATAACGCCAGATCCACGATTGCAGCTCGATTGATGATGGCTTCGATCCTGCTATTCAGTTTCTTTGACATGGTGGGTGTGATGCCCCATACCTACCTCACGGTGTACACGCCCGAGATGGTCACAAGCTATCTCGTTCGTTACTCCCTATTCTTCGGCGTAGCAAGTGCGTGGCTGATTTCGCTCGTGGTATGGCTACCAAACGCAGATCATATCGACATGCTGTTCCGGTTAGACCCAAACCGCCAAACACGGCAAATCAGCGCCGATGTGACCGTCATGTCCTTACCCGTTTTAGTACTGATCTTTGGTGGGTTCCCCACCCCCAATATGGGTTGGATACTTGGTGGAGCGTCGTTACTCAGCTCAGGCATCATCTTTTTGCAGTACCGTTCATCAGCTCGCCAACTCGAAACGGTCAACGACGGCCTCAAACGTTCTGCTACAACTGACCCGCTAACCCAGTTATCAAACCGTTACGGGCTTTCACAGTCCCTAGATAACTTGAAAACTGTTGGGGCAAGTGCCTGGTTTATCGACCTTAACCACTTCAAAGATATTAACGACGAGTATGGGCACGCCCTGGGTGACGCCGTCTTGCAATTTACGGCCCAGCAGCTTTTAAAGTGCGCACAACCTGACGACGTCGTTGCCCGATACGGCGGGGATGAGTTTGCCATTATTCGCCCCGAAGCTCGCCCACTGGAACTCTCTTCGTTTTCAAAGGAGTTGGAAGCTGCGGTTGGTAAGACCGTCACCTTGCACGGCCGCGAACTCACCATTAGTGCCTCAGTAGGTTCGGCCGTAGCCGGTGCAGGCGAAGATGTTCATGAGGTTGTTCACTTTGCTGACCTGGCCATGTATATGAAAAAGACCCGTCGTGGACGCGGACGGGCACGGGCACGGGTGAATCACTAA